The region GCGCCGAGCGGCTCGCGCTCGACAATCCGGACGACTGTGAGTTGCAGTCGTGGATCGTTCCGATTGCACGGGTCGAGGGACTCGCCTTCGTGACGCTCGTGTGGCGAAGCGACGCCTCGTATTCGCGGCTCAAGCGGTTCCTCGGCGTCATCGGCGTTCTGGCACTGATGTACCCGCACGCCTACGTCGACTACGGGTCCGAACTCGTGTACGTCGATGCGGCCGAGTGCGAGTGGAAATCGTGGGTGTACCCCTGGACTCGCATCGTCGGGTTGCTGTACGTACTCGTCGCCGTCAATGAAATGCGAAAGGGACGCTCCTCGAACGCACGTTCGTCGGAATGAGCGGGACGGTGCACCGACCGTTGCGGCGCAGACGCTATCGACACTCCTTCAGTAGTGCGTTCGCCGGGCGGAGAAGACGTTTCTTCCCGAATCGGGCGGCCGTTCGTACGCAGACCTCCGTATTTAGGCGTGGAGCCAGACCTTCGGATGGTTCTCACGGAGATGGTCGTGGTACCACTTCATCGCCTTCGGGTACGAAGACGAGATCATCTGTAAGCCGCAGTGGTTACAACGCGCAGCAGGCATTGGCAGAGCCTTGAAGGACGGGGGTATAACTGTTCCCATTTCCCGCGGTAGGCGACCGTCAGCCGACGCTCGGGGTTCGCCGGCGTCGATACCGGGGACGTCCGCACCGGAAGGAGACCGCTTTCACGGACTCGGGACGGGAGAGTCGGCGTCCCGTGCGGCGTCACGAAGCCGCTCCTGTTCGGCGGCGTCCATCTCCTCGAAATTCCGTGCGGCGTCCAGTATCATCGGGACGAGTTGCGGGTCTCCCGCGCTCGGTATCGAAGTCATCCCTTGCGAGAGCGCGTAGCGCAGACACGTTTCGATTTCGTCGGGAGTGTCGTACGGTCGGTACCACGTTTCGTACGGTCGTTCGTCTCTAGGGAGGTCCTCCGGCCACGGCTCCTCGGCGAAGGCTTTGATACACAGCGTTCCGAGGCCGCGTTCCTGGGCGAGGTCCAACACCGACCGATAATCGTACTCCGGGCCTTCCTTCGCGTCGAGCGTGTAGTTGAGCGGGAACATCACCGTCTCCAGTTCGGGAATTCGTTTTATCGCGGTCCGAATCACGCTCGGGTCCCCGTGGCTCGTGAGACCGATGTGACCGATGATTCCCTCCTCTTGCGCCTCCTTGAACGCAGCGAGCGCCCCCTCGTCGTGGCCTTGGGCCATCTCGGGACTGTAGTCGCCGGTAACGGTGTCGAGTTCGTCGTACCGGGTGAGCGCGTGGAACTGATAGAGGTCGATGTAGTCGGTGTCGAGTCGGTCGAGCGAGCGGTGGAGTTCGCCCCACGCGCCGTAGTAGGTGCGCTCTTGGGTTTTACAGCCCAAGAATATCTCATCGCGGTGTTCGGCGAGCTTCGGCGCGAGTTTCAACTCGGCGTCGCCGTACGTCGGCGCGACGTCGAAGTGGTTGACGCCAGCATCGAGGACGTCCTCGACCATCCGATTCGCTTCCGGTTGGTCGAGGAAGTCGAGAGCGATGGTGCCGAACGTGAGAATCGAACTCTCGTGGCCAGTTTCTCCGAGCGGTCGAGTTTCCATGGTGTATATCAACGAAGGACACACGTAAAGTGGTATCCCACGGTAACCGCGACGCGATGAGAAATCGAGAGAGCGGAAGGATTCGAGCGCACTCCGCCGGGAATCGAACTGACGATTCGACACGTATCCGGCCCGGGTGCCGACGGAAGGCCGTTCACCGATGGTGAACACATTTGCCCGCTGATTCGGACGACGGTTATCGAAGTCCCGTGACACCACGATAGAG is a window of Haladaptatus paucihalophilus DX253 DNA encoding:
- a CDS encoding aldo/keto reductase — protein: METRPLGETGHESSILTFGTIALDFLDQPEANRMVEDVLDAGVNHFDVAPTYGDAELKLAPKLAEHRDEIFLGCKTQERTYYGAWGELHRSLDRLDTDYIDLYQFHALTRYDELDTVTGDYSPEMAQGHDEGALAAFKEAQEEGIIGHIGLTSHGDPSVIRTAIKRIPELETVMFPLNYTLDAKEGPEYDYRSVLDLAQERGLGTLCIKAFAEEPWPEDLPRDERPYETWYRPYDTPDEIETCLRYALSQGMTSIPSAGDPQLVPMILDAARNFEEMDAAEQERLRDAARDADSPVPSP